One genomic segment of Leptolyngbya sp. 'hensonii' includes these proteins:
- the bchI gene encoding magnesium chelatase ATPase subunit I, protein MTSTAPIPASKSDFRRPVFPFTAIVGQEEMKLALLLNVIDPKVGGVMIMGDRGTGKSTTIRALADLLPEIEVIADDPFNSHPSDPELMGDEVKQAAEQNQSLRTTRIKVPMVDLPLGATEDRVCGTIDIEKALSEGVKAFEPGLLAKANRGILYVDEVNLLDDHLVDVLLDSAASGWNTVEREGISIRHPARFVLVGSGNPEEGELRPQLLDRFGMHAEIRTVKEPALRVQIVEQRTDFDRNPHQFLEQYQPQQTALQDRLIRAQEQLKLVTIDHDLKVKISQVCAELDVDGLRGDIVINRAARALCAFEGRSKVTIDDIRQVAVLCLRHRLRKDPLESIDSGYKVAKVFNQVFGLDTSAEENQTNGVNQPSGVR, encoded by the coding sequence GTGACTTCAACCGCTCCCATCCCTGCCTCCAAATCAGATTTTCGTCGGCCAGTCTTTCCTTTCACAGCGATCGTTGGCCAGGAAGAAATGAAGCTGGCTCTACTGCTGAACGTGATTGACCCCAAAGTGGGAGGGGTGATGATTATGGGCGATCGGGGCACGGGGAAATCCACCACCATTCGCGCCCTGGCCGATTTGCTGCCCGAAATTGAAGTCATTGCGGACGATCCTTTCAATAGCCATCCTTCCGATCCAGAGCTGATGGGGGATGAGGTCAAGCAGGCCGCTGAGCAGAATCAGTCCCTGAGGACGACCAGAATTAAAGTTCCCATGGTAGACCTGCCCCTGGGGGCAACGGAAGACCGGGTCTGCGGCACGATCGACATTGAGAAAGCTCTGTCTGAAGGGGTCAAAGCCTTTGAACCCGGATTGCTGGCAAAGGCCAACCGGGGCATTCTCTACGTGGATGAGGTCAACCTGCTGGATGATCACCTGGTGGATGTGCTGCTGGATTCGGCGGCCTCTGGCTGGAACACGGTGGAACGGGAAGGGATTTCTATTCGCCATCCAGCTCGTTTTGTCCTAGTGGGTTCCGGCAACCCAGAAGAGGGGGAATTGCGACCCCAGTTACTGGACCGATTCGGCATGCACGCCGAAATTCGGACGGTGAAGGAACCGGCCCTGCGGGTGCAGATTGTGGAACAGCGAACAGACTTCGATCGCAATCCTCATCAGTTTCTAGAGCAGTATCAACCCCAGCAGACGGCCTTACAGGACCGCTTAATCCGGGCTCAGGAACAGTTGAAACTGGTCACGATCGACCATGATCTGAAGGTGAAGATTTCCCAGGTCTGTGCTGAACTCGATGTCGATGGCCTGCGGGGAGACATCGTGATCAACCGGGCTGCTAGAGCCCTTTGCGCCTTCGAAGGGCGAAGCAAAGTCACCATTGACGATATCCGGCAAGTGGCGGTCCTTTGTCTGCGCCATCGTCTGCGCAAAGATCCCTTGGAGTCGATCGACTCTGGCTACAAAGTCGCCAAAGTCTTCAACCAGGTCTTCGGACTGGATACCTCTGCGGAAGAGAATCAAACCAACGGTGTCAACCAGCCTTCTGGCGTGCGATAA
- a CDS encoding CHASE2 domain-containing serine/threonine-protein kinase — translation MTSSPQPRWRAVAKTLAHPVLLASAIVTGLVTAGWQLGRFQYLELITLDQMVRWQGDRGPDPRLLVVTITENDLTRYSFPVSDQVLAQALEKLQQHQPRVIGLDIFRNLPKEPGHAELLSQLAQSNVIGITRLSTEKDPTIAPPPKIPPERVGFNDVVTDPDGVLRRNWIYGDTETSQHYSLALRLAQVYLAKQGSLPQADWRSYGAIPWGKAVLTPLQSNSGGYQNIDAAGYQLLLNYRSPDRVAGQITLTQLLKGQVEGHRIRDKIVLIGTTAPSVRDVFFTPYSAAEKDTPKMPGVLIHAQMVSQLLDAAMGSQSLIRFWPEGVEALWILSWSLVGGVLAWWMRHPIRLALVDGIALTGLTGISFGLLVSGLWVPLVTPTVTLILTSGSVLAYTAYQAQKMHRSIALQAREQEKTIALLRTLLTESTHPITEMTRPNPNDLTATIMTGGLEPSAEETAPLLVPGPSTQTVERDRIQSLLGGRYRIVRVLGSGGFSLTYLAEDTQRPGNPICVVKHLLPARSDAKFLYTARRLFRTEAEILEKLGGHPQIPQLFASFEENGRFYLVQEFIEGPSLSDELGEGHILTEPQVLSLLRDVLEVLLFVHSYQVIHRDIKPSNIIRRKKDNRLVLIDFGAVKQMQPPLYADREGPTVAIGTRGYAPAEQLAGHPGLNSDIYALGMIAIQALTGVQPQQLQQDQETGTVLWSHLTQATPGLVTLLERMVRYYFNERYQSASEVMQDLKHLTGE, via the coding sequence GTGACTTCGTCTCCTCAGCCTCGTTGGCGTGCAGTAGCCAAAACCCTGGCCCATCCAGTGTTACTGGCCAGCGCGATCGTCACGGGATTAGTCACCGCAGGCTGGCAACTGGGGAGGTTTCAATACCTGGAATTGATCACCCTGGACCAGATGGTGCGCTGGCAGGGCGATCGGGGTCCCGATCCTCGGCTTCTGGTTGTAACCATCACGGAGAATGATCTGACCCGGTATTCGTTTCCCGTGTCCGATCAGGTACTGGCCCAGGCCCTGGAGAAACTCCAACAGCATCAACCCAGGGTGATTGGTCTGGATATCTTTCGCAATTTACCCAAAGAACCAGGCCATGCTGAATTATTATCCCAGTTGGCTCAATCGAATGTCATTGGTATTACCCGATTGAGCACGGAAAAGGATCCAACGATCGCCCCCCCACCCAAAATACCGCCGGAAAGAGTCGGCTTTAACGATGTGGTAACGGACCCAGACGGAGTCCTGCGGCGCAATTGGATTTATGGCGATACGGAAACAAGCCAGCACTACTCCCTGGCACTCCGGCTGGCTCAGGTTTACCTGGCGAAGCAGGGATCGCTGCCCCAGGCTGACTGGCGGAGCTATGGGGCTATCCCCTGGGGCAAAGCGGTTTTGACACCCCTGCAGAGCAACTCTGGTGGCTATCAGAATATCGATGCGGCAGGGTATCAACTTTTGCTGAATTACCGTTCCCCCGATCGGGTTGCAGGCCAGATCACCCTGACCCAGTTACTCAAGGGTCAGGTAGAGGGTCATCGCATCAGAGACAAAATCGTCCTGATTGGGACGACCGCCCCCAGTGTCCGGGATGTCTTCTTTACCCCTTACAGCGCAGCGGAGAAAGATACCCCCAAAATGCCAGGGGTGTTGATTCATGCCCAGATGGTCAGCCAGCTTCTGGATGCGGCAATGGGGAGTCAATCCCTGATCCGCTTCTGGCCAGAAGGGGTCGAGGCCCTGTGGATTTTGAGCTGGTCCCTGGTGGGAGGTGTCCTGGCCTGGTGGATGCGCCATCCCATCCGGTTAGCCCTGGTCGATGGCATAGCGCTGACCGGGTTAACGGGGATTAGCTTTGGTTTGCTGGTGTCTGGGCTCTGGGTACCCCTGGTGACCCCGACAGTCACCCTGATCCTGACCAGCGGGAGCGTGCTCGCCTACACCGCCTATCAAGCCCAGAAAATGCATCGATCGATCGCCCTGCAAGCCAGGGAACAGGAGAAAACGATCGCCCTATTACGTACCCTGTTAACTGAAAGCACCCACCCCATAACCGAAATGACCCGTCCGAATCCGAATGATCTGACGGCGACCATTATGACCGGTGGTCTGGAGCCAAGTGCAGAAGAAACTGCTCCGTTGCTGGTTCCCGGTCCTTCTACCCAGACTGTGGAGCGAGATCGGATCCAATCCCTTTTAGGAGGTCGCTATCGCATCGTGCGTGTGCTGGGTTCGGGGGGATTCAGCCTCACCTATCTGGCAGAAGATACCCAACGCCCAGGCAATCCCATCTGCGTGGTAAAACATCTCCTGCCAGCCCGCAGCGACGCCAAGTTCCTCTACACCGCCAGACGGTTGTTTCGCACGGAGGCGGAAATTTTAGAAAAGTTGGGAGGTCACCCTCAAATTCCCCAACTGTTTGCTTCTTTTGAGGAAAACGGCAGATTTTATCTGGTTCAGGAGTTTATTGAAGGTCCTTCCCTGAGTGATGAACTGGGAGAAGGTCACATCCTGACAGAACCTCAGGTACTCAGCCTATTGCGGGATGTCCTGGAAGTTCTACTGTTTGTTCATAGCTATCAGGTGATTCATCGGGATATCAAACCCAGCAACATTATTCGTCGCAAGAAAGATAACCGTCTAGTCTTGATTGATTTTGGGGCAGTGAAGCAAATGCAGCCGCCTCTATATGCCGATCGGGAAGGCCCCACGGTTGCGATCGGCACCCGGGGCTATGCACCTGCTGAACAGTTGGCTGGGCATCCAGGACTGAACAGCGATATCTATGCCCTCGGCATGATTGCGATCCAGGCTTTGACCGGGGTGCAACCACAACAATTGCAGCAAGACCAGGAGACTGGAACGGTGCTCTGGTCCCACCTGACCCAGGCCACTCCGGGACTGGTGACGCTCCTCGAACGCATGGTCCGGTACTATTTCAATGAACGCTATCAATCTGCCAGCGAGGTGATGCAGGATCTAAAGCACCTGACTGGGGAATAA
- the ruvC gene encoding crossover junction endodeoxyribonuclease RuvC: protein MTNDHDPSLKRILGIDPGLATLGFGVILGKVDQPEKTPALLDFGVIQTPAHTEIGDRLCIIYDDLHTLMQEWQPDLVAIEKFFFYRMGNTILVAQARGVVMLVLAQFKVPLVEFTPAQVKQALTGYGGAEKREVQQAVANELHLEHIPKPDDAADAIALALTAWFQR, encoded by the coding sequence ATGACCAATGACCATGACCCATCACTAAAACGCATCTTAGGCATTGATCCGGGATTGGCGACTTTGGGATTTGGGGTAATTCTGGGGAAGGTTGACCAACCGGAGAAAACCCCCGCTCTGCTGGACTTTGGCGTGATTCAAACCCCAGCCCATACTGAGATTGGCGATCGCCTCTGTATCATTTACGATGACCTGCACACGCTGATGCAGGAGTGGCAACCAGATCTGGTGGCGATCGAAAAGTTCTTCTTCTACCGCATGGGCAATACCATCCTGGTGGCTCAGGCGCGCGGTGTGGTCATGCTGGTGTTGGCTCAATTCAAAGTGCCGCTGGTGGAATTCACTCCGGCGCAGGTAAAGCAGGCTCTGACGGGCTATGGGGGGGCCGAGAAGCGGGAGGTGCAACAGGCCGTAGCCAATGAACTACACCTGGAGCATATTCCCAAACCGGATGACGCAGCCGATGCGATCGCCCTGGCCCTGACGGCCTGGTTCCAACGGTAA